Part of the Clostridium sporogenes genome, TATATCTAGTCCTTCCTCTTTAGCTAGATAAACTAATTCCTTTGATGAATACTTACCATCAGAAGCATTAGTATGAGTATGAAAATCACCTTTTATATAAATAAGAATTACCTCCTTTAAAAATTAATGAGTTTACTATATATTTTATACTAAACTATAATAAATAAAATATACAACTATAATAAATTAACTTATTTATAAATAGATTAGTTCTAGAATAATGATGTTTATTAGCAAAGAGGGTTTATAAAATATTAATATGATATAAGCAAATAAGCTTAAAAATTTTAAGCTTATTTGCTATTAATTTTTTTTATATTTAATGCAAATTCTTCAGCTTTTTCTTTTATATTAGGTATTTTAAATATAGCATTAGGATCATTTGCTGTTTCCATTAATAAGGCATAGGGTGGTAATAAAAATCCTTTATTTATATTTAGTGCTCCTATTAATTGTTTCCCTACAGAATCACTTCCAGAATTTCCAGATACTATTAATCCTAATAGATATTTTTCGTAGAAATTTGTTTTCCTATAAAGTACTGTAAGTCTATTTATTGTAGCAGATATATTAGAGGAAACAGCGTCATTATAATTTGGGCATAGCCAAACTACTATATCGGATTTTTCTATAGCAGGCAATATATTTTCAACCATAATACCTCCATAAAAGCAACTATTTTGTTTTCCATAATGTAAGCACATTTTATAGGAACAACCTTTGCAATCTTGTACCTTACCATTTTCTATTTGAATTTCATCTATATCATACTCCTTTAATTCACATGAAGCCATATGCCACAGGCTTAATGTATTAGAAAAAGTATGAGGAGAAGAATAAAGGGCTGTTATTTTAGGAGATTTTATATATTTAGGAGTATAACTTAAAAGTCTTTCTCCAAGTTTATGACATAGATCCAAACAAATCCTTTCTAAAGGCATAGAGAGGGTTTTTTGCCAAGTTAAAAAATTTTTAAAAGAACCAGTAGCTTCAATCATTGGGTGACCTATAAATCTACAACCTAAAGAATTAGTTATAAATATTAAATCTTGACATACATCCTTTGTAAAAAGTTCTGTAGCACTATGCACCAGTAAAGTAGCAGTAGAATCA contains:
- a CDS encoding flavodoxin family protein; amino-acid sequence: MKELFLIMPNPKPSKELNNMINKFCDNFSKVTKITNNDNLLNLKNKKILFVIEVGFSGIDLYMWSFLDNLKTKEKDFFYDSTATLLVHSATELFTKDVCQDLIFITNSLGCRFIGHPMIEATGSFKNFLTWQKTLSMPLERICLDLCHKLGERLLSYTPKYIKSPKITALYSSPHTFSNTLSLWHMASCELKEYDIDEIQIENGKVQDCKGCSYKMCLHYGKQNSCFYGGIMVENILPAIEKSDIVVWLCPNYNDAVSSNISATINRLTVLYRKTNFYEKYLLGLIVSGNSGSDSVGKQLIGALNINKGFLLPPYALLMETANDPNAIFKIPNIKEKAEEFALNIKKINSK